From one Ictalurus punctatus breed USDA103 chromosome 20, Coco_2.0, whole genome shotgun sequence genomic stretch:
- the LOC108280851 gene encoding gamma-crystallin M2 produces MARIIFYEDRNFMGRSYECSSDCTDMSSYLSRCHSCRVESGCWMVYDHPNFMGNQYFLRRGDYSDYMNMWGWGNNWIRSCRMIPMYRGSYRMRMYERENFMGQMMDVTDDCDSIMDRYHWSGGCHSCHIMDGHWLMYEHPHYKGRMWYFRPGEYRSFREMMGMSGMRFMSMRRIMDSWY; encoded by the exons atcatCTTCTACGAGGACAGGAACTTCATGGGTCGCTCCTATGAGTGTAGCAGCGACTGCACTGATATGTCATCCTACCTGAGCCGCTGCCACTCGTGCAGGGTGGAGAGCGGCTGCTGGATGGTGTACGATCACCCCAACTTCATGGGAAACCAGTATTTCCTCAGAAGGGGCGACTACTCCGACTACATGAACATGTGGGGCTGGGGCAACAACTGGATCAGGTCCTGCCGCATGATCCCAATG TACAGGGGCTCGTACAGAATGAGGATGTACGAGAGGGAGAACTTCATGGGTCAGATGATGGACGTGACTGACGACTGCGACTCCATCATGGATCGCTACCACTGGTCAGGCGGATGCCACTCATGCCACATCATGGACGGCCACTGGCTCATGTACGAGCATCCCCACTACAAAGGCAGGATGTGGTACTTCAGGCCCGGAGAGTACCGCAGCTTCAGGGAGATGATGGGAATGAGCGGAATGAGGTTCATGAGCATGAGGCGCATCATGGATTCCTGGTATTAA